One window from the genome of Candidatus Didemnitutus sp. encodes:
- a CDS encoding bifunctional UDP-4-keto-pentose/UDP-xylose synthase yields MKKKVLILGANGFIGSSLTAAILRQTDWQVYGLDIGSNKLDDSLGDPRFSFVEGDVTISHEWIEYHVKKCDAVLPLVAIANPAQYVKDPLRVFELDFESNLKVVRWCARYQKRLIFPSTSEVYGMCPDPELHEQTSTMTYGPIDKQRWIYACSKQLLDRVIYAYGQRDHIDYTLFRPFNWIGPKLDNVFEPKEGSSRLFTQFISNVIFRKPIQLVDGGRQSRSFTYIDDGVDGLLRIIENRGGNASRRIFNLGNPANNVTVADLAGLIVEAFRAYPDYRELAEQARIVPVSAQDYFGDGYQDIQTRVPSIAAARRHLGWEPRHDLRSAIRQTLDYHVAHREYALA; encoded by the coding sequence ATGAAAAAGAAAGTCCTCATCCTCGGCGCCAACGGCTTCATCGGCAGCTCGCTCACCGCCGCCATCCTCCGACAGACCGACTGGCAAGTCTACGGTCTCGACATCGGCTCCAACAAGCTCGACGACAGCCTCGGCGACCCGCGCTTCTCCTTCGTCGAGGGCGACGTCACCATCTCGCACGAGTGGATCGAATACCACGTGAAGAAATGCGATGCCGTCCTCCCGCTCGTCGCCATCGCCAACCCGGCCCAATACGTGAAGGACCCGCTGCGGGTCTTCGAACTCGACTTCGAGTCCAACCTCAAGGTCGTGCGCTGGTGCGCCCGCTACCAGAAGCGCCTCATCTTTCCCTCCACCTCCGAAGTCTACGGCATGTGCCCGGATCCGGAGCTGCACGAGCAGACCAGCACGATGACCTACGGCCCGATCGACAAGCAGCGCTGGATCTACGCCTGCTCGAAGCAGCTCCTCGACCGCGTCATCTACGCCTACGGCCAGCGCGACCACATCGACTACACGCTCTTCCGCCCCTTCAACTGGATCGGGCCGAAGCTCGACAACGTCTTCGAGCCGAAGGAGGGCAGCTCGCGCCTCTTCACCCAGTTCATCTCCAACGTCATCTTCCGCAAACCCATCCAGCTCGTCGACGGCGGCCGGCAAAGCCGCTCCTTCACTTACATCGACGACGGCGTCGACGGCCTCCTCCGCATCATCGAGAACCGCGGCGGCAACGCCAGCCGCCGGATCTTCAACCTCGGCAACCCGGCCAACAACGTCACCGTCGCCGACCTCGCCGGCCTGATCGTCGAGGCGTTCCGGGCGTATCCCGACTATCGCGAGCTGGCCGAGCAGGCACGCATCGTCCCCGTCAGCGCGCAGGACTACTTCGGCGACGGCTATCAGGACATCCAGACCCGCGTCCCCTCGATCGCCGCCGCGCGCCGCCACCTCGGGTGGGAACCGCGCCACGACCTCCGCAGCGCGATCCGGCAGACGCTCGACTACCACGTCGCCCACCGCGAATACGCCCTGGCGTGA
- a CDS encoding polysaccharide deacetylase family protein, protein MNPPACLALKIDVDTDRGTAIGVPNLVADLAAAGAPATFFFSLGPDNTGRAITRVFRPGFLRKVGRTSVLRNYGLRTLLNGTLLPAPDIGRRHAATLRNVAAAGFETGIHCHDHYRWQDHLHRMPRPRIAAEFQSARTAYTAIFGAAAIGAAAPGWQCNADSRAVYDEAALLYGSDTRGSTPFFPWLGTRAGSALEIPTTLPTLDELLGRPEFPEHRLAEHLLAQIAPGQTHVFTLHAELEGMRYRGFFRELLAAVRARGIHWTTLERIARAALTAPAQIPICPLEQREIDGRSGLVATQGLPLEIIAGRRA, encoded by the coding sequence GTGAACCCGCCCGCCTGCCTCGCCCTCAAGATCGACGTCGACACCGACCGCGGCACCGCGATCGGCGTCCCCAACCTCGTGGCCGACCTCGCGGCCGCGGGCGCGCCGGCGACGTTCTTCTTCTCGCTCGGGCCGGACAACACCGGCCGCGCGATCACGCGCGTGTTTCGCCCCGGTTTCCTGCGCAAGGTCGGACGCACTTCCGTGCTGCGCAACTACGGGCTCCGCACCCTGCTGAACGGCACGCTCCTCCCCGCGCCCGACATCGGCCGGCGCCACGCCGCCACGCTCCGCAACGTCGCCGCCGCGGGCTTCGAGACCGGCATCCATTGCCACGACCACTACCGTTGGCAGGACCACCTCCACCGCATGCCGCGTCCGCGTATCGCGGCGGAGTTCCAATCCGCCCGCACCGCCTACACCGCGATCTTCGGGGCCGCCGCCATCGGCGCCGCCGCGCCGGGCTGGCAATGCAACGCCGACAGCCGCGCCGTCTACGACGAAGCCGCCCTGCTCTACGGCAGCGACACGCGCGGCTCCACGCCGTTCTTCCCCTGGCTCGGCACCCGCGCCGGCTCCGCCCTCGAAATCCCGACCACGCTGCCCACACTCGACGAACTGCTCGGCCGGCCGGAATTTCCCGAGCACCGCCTCGCCGAGCACCTGCTCGCACAGATCGCGCCCGGCCAGACCCACGTCTTCACGCTCCACGCCGAGCTCGAAGGGATGCGCTACCGCGGCTTCTTCCGCGAATTGCTCGCCGCCGTGCGCGCCCGCGGCATCCACTGGACGACTCTCGAGCGCATCGCCCGCGCCGCCCTCACCGCTCCGGCACAGATTCCCATTTGTCCGCTCGAGCAGCGCGAGATCGATGGCCGTTCCGGACTGGTTGCCACGCAGGGCCTCCCGCTGGAGATCATTGCCGGTCGACGCGCTTGA
- a CDS encoding LptF/LptG family permease has translation MKLLHRHIFANVALTCLAAVGLFAFVLMIGNALKDLLGYVLAGQLDAGTFLRLIGLLVPFVVSYALPMGVLTGVLLVLGRMSSDREITAIRASGVSVAGISAPIFFFALLGVVASLLVNFQFMPTARVAYHRQLADAVRQNPLSFIVPKTFIRDFPGIVLYVGEKKGESDLRDFWLWEVDPQGKVKRFARAEGGTLTFDEKQNNLTLTLFRAQVEVRNEKDLEDFSSLSGAPAMERATFYLPLDRVTGAHTVSTKLKWLTFSELLAEWRRLERPDPRVPAAERERLRMKVQVVFQEKCSTAFSVLSFALLAIPLGIKVSRKETSANLGVAVGLAMAYYFMTVVVGWFDNKSAFRPDLLMWLPNVGFQALGLWMFKRVDRQ, from the coding sequence ATGAAGCTCCTGCACCGCCACATCTTCGCCAACGTCGCGCTGACGTGCCTGGCTGCGGTGGGATTGTTCGCGTTCGTGCTGATGATCGGGAACGCGCTGAAGGATTTGCTCGGCTACGTGCTCGCCGGGCAGCTGGACGCGGGCACGTTTCTGCGGCTGATCGGGCTGCTCGTGCCATTCGTGGTCTCCTACGCGCTGCCGATGGGCGTGTTGACTGGCGTGTTGCTCGTGCTCGGGCGGATGTCGTCGGATCGCGAGATCACGGCCATCCGCGCGTCGGGCGTGAGCGTGGCGGGCATCTCGGCACCGATCTTCTTTTTCGCGCTGCTGGGCGTGGTCGCGAGCCTATTGGTGAATTTCCAATTCATGCCGACGGCGCGGGTCGCGTATCACCGGCAGCTCGCCGACGCGGTGCGCCAGAATCCACTCAGCTTCATCGTGCCGAAGACCTTTATCCGCGATTTTCCGGGGATCGTGCTCTACGTCGGGGAGAAGAAGGGCGAAAGCGACCTGCGGGACTTCTGGCTTTGGGAGGTCGATCCGCAGGGGAAGGTGAAGCGTTTCGCGCGGGCCGAGGGGGGGACCCTCACTTTCGACGAGAAGCAAAACAACCTCACGCTGACGCTGTTCCGGGCTCAGGTGGAAGTGCGGAACGAGAAGGACCTCGAGGATTTCTCTTCGCTTTCCGGCGCCCCGGCGATGGAGCGGGCGACCTTCTACCTGCCGCTCGACCGGGTGACGGGGGCGCACACGGTGAGCACGAAGCTCAAGTGGCTGACGTTTTCCGAATTGCTGGCGGAGTGGCGGCGCCTCGAGCGGCCGGATCCCCGCGTGCCGGCGGCGGAGCGCGAGCGGCTGCGCATGAAAGTGCAGGTGGTCTTCCAGGAGAAGTGCTCGACCGCGTTTTCGGTGCTGTCGTTCGCCCTGCTGGCGATTCCGCTCGGGATCAAGGTCTCGCGCAAGGAGACCTCGGCAAACCTCGGCGTGGCCGTCGGCCTGGCCATGGCCTACTATTTCATGACAGTCGTGGTGGGTTGGTTCGACAACAAGTCGGCGTTCCGTCCGGATCTGCTGATGTGGCTGCCGAACGTCGGGTTCCAGGCCCTCGGTCTCTGGATGTTCAAGCGCGTCGACCGGCAATGA
- the rlmN gene encoding 23S rRNA (adenine(2503)-C(2))-methyltransferase RlmN, with the protein MAFTPAQPAIYGETLDTLTAALTAAGQPAFRARQILDWLYKKRVRTWDEMTNLSKDLRTWLAANYDLDPTSFVLDRQSGDETDKLLLELRDRSLIETVIIRAPMTGVGVDRSRKTICISTQVGCAMGCKFCASGLEGLKRNLSAGEIVHQLIQICRQEDAHTPRARAELASFDNIVVMGMGEPLHNYDGIVRALTIVNAEWGLGFGARRITLSTSGLVPKILQLADEPLGIRLAISLHGATDAVREQIMPVNKRYPLAELLPAVKTFSEKHGRMVTLEFILIEKINDSLEQAEKLRDIALDLHAHVNLIPYNTVQGLPWKRPSLTRQERFADILRAADVSVTLRREKGHDIAAACGQLRLQTEKERNAGAEAPVA; encoded by the coding sequence TTGGCCTTCACGCCCGCCCAACCCGCCATCTACGGCGAAACCCTCGACACGCTCACCGCCGCGCTCACCGCCGCCGGGCAGCCGGCGTTCCGCGCGCGCCAGATCCTCGACTGGCTCTACAAGAAGCGCGTCCGCACGTGGGACGAGATGACGAACTTGTCGAAGGACCTCCGCACCTGGCTCGCCGCGAACTACGACCTCGATCCGACCTCCTTCGTCCTCGACCGCCAGTCCGGCGACGAGACCGACAAGCTCCTCCTCGAGCTCCGCGACCGCTCGTTGATCGAAACCGTCATCATCCGCGCGCCGATGACCGGCGTCGGCGTCGATCGCTCGCGCAAGACCATCTGCATTTCCACTCAGGTCGGTTGCGCCATGGGCTGCAAATTCTGCGCCTCCGGTCTCGAAGGCCTGAAGCGCAACCTCTCCGCCGGCGAGATCGTCCACCAACTCATCCAAATCTGCCGCCAGGAGGACGCCCACACGCCGCGCGCCCGCGCCGAACTCGCGTCGTTTGACAACATCGTCGTCATGGGCATGGGCGAGCCGCTGCACAATTACGACGGCATCGTCCGCGCGCTCACGATCGTGAACGCCGAATGGGGCCTCGGCTTCGGCGCGCGCCGCATCACGCTCTCCACCTCCGGCCTCGTGCCGAAAATCCTCCAGCTCGCCGACGAGCCGCTCGGCATCCGGCTCGCCATCTCGCTCCACGGCGCTACCGACGCCGTCCGCGAGCAGATCATGCCGGTGAACAAACGCTACCCGCTCGCCGAGCTGCTCCCGGCCGTGAAGACGTTTTCCGAGAAACACGGCCGCATGGTCACGCTCGAGTTCATCCTCATCGAGAAAATCAACGACTCGCTCGAGCAGGCGGAGAAACTCCGCGACATCGCGCTCGATCTGCACGCGCACGTGAACCTCATTCCCTACAACACCGTGCAAGGCCTGCCCTGGAAGCGCCCGTCGCTCACGCGCCAGGAGCGCTTCGCCGACATCCTTCGCGCCGCCGATGTGTCCGTCACGCTCCGCCGCGAAAAAGGCCACGACATCGCCGCCGCCTGCGGCCAGCTCCGCCTCCAAACCGAGAAAGAGCGCAACGCGGGCGCCGAGGCGCCCGTCGCCTGA
- the metF gene encoding methylenetetrahydrofolate reductase [NAD(P)H] → MTPDRPISDLFASRKTVRSLEFFPPKDDAQMEMLHNSASALQRIAPDFVSITYGAGGTTRERTARAAALLKKDFGFTVMPHLTCVGHSRAELNDVADRLHADGFRNIMTLRGDLPKDPNFQPAPDGLRYAAELVALLKARHSDFCLGVAGYPEKHPQATTLGADLDNLKRKVDAGADFITTQLFFDNALYYRFVEQCRERDINVPIIPGIMPVLSLKQIKRFTEMCGAHLPAKLVTRLEAAQENPDVVEIIGLDWAFTQIRGLLANGAPGYHLYIMNRAKSALALAAGLAA, encoded by the coding sequence ATGACGCCCGATCGCCCCATCTCCGACCTCTTCGCCAGCCGCAAGACTGTGCGCTCGCTCGAATTCTTCCCGCCGAAGGACGACGCGCAAATGGAGATGCTGCACAACTCCGCCAGTGCCCTGCAGCGCATCGCGCCCGATTTCGTGTCGATCACCTACGGCGCCGGCGGCACCACGCGCGAACGCACCGCCCGCGCCGCCGCGCTCCTGAAAAAGGATTTCGGCTTCACCGTCATGCCGCACCTGACCTGCGTCGGCCACTCGCGCGCCGAGCTGAACGACGTCGCCGACCGCCTCCACGCCGACGGCTTCCGCAACATCATGACGCTCCGCGGCGACCTGCCGAAGGACCCGAACTTCCAGCCCGCGCCCGACGGCCTGCGCTACGCCGCCGAACTCGTCGCCTTGCTGAAGGCACGTCACTCTGACTTCTGCCTCGGCGTCGCCGGCTATCCCGAAAAACACCCGCAGGCCACGACGCTCGGCGCGGACCTCGACAACCTGAAACGCAAAGTCGATGCCGGCGCGGACTTCATCACCACGCAGCTCTTCTTCGACAACGCGCTCTATTACCGCTTCGTCGAGCAATGCCGCGAGCGCGACATCAATGTCCCGATCATCCCCGGCATCATGCCCGTGCTCTCGCTGAAGCAGATCAAGCGCTTCACCGAGATGTGCGGCGCGCATCTGCCGGCGAAACTCGTCACGCGCCTCGAAGCCGCGCAAGAGAACCCGGATGTCGTTGAAATCATCGGGCTCGACTGGGCGTTCACGCAGATCCGCGGCCTCCTCGCCAACGGCGCGCCGGGCTACCACCTCTACATCATGAACCGCGCGAAGAGCGCCCTGGCGCTCGCCGCGGGTCTGGCGGCGTAA
- a CDS encoding transposase, protein MPTRKTAALHRGRLSIPGATYFATGCIAGRRPVLAGAHGAALRSIWTELEWCGDAETLAATVMPDHFHWLFTLGERLTLGRVLAKFKVQSGRLWNGRIGEWQRDYFEHRLRENESSESYGFYVFMNPYRSNLIRADQAWPGWHCPRPERFRFTAVLDAAGRPPPQWLDLPPEDGLHVCE, encoded by the coding sequence ATGCCGACGCGAAAAACAGCAGCACTTCACCGCGGCAGATTATCGATCCCCGGCGCGACTTATTTCGCAACAGGCTGCATTGCGGGACGGCGACCGGTGCTGGCGGGAGCGCACGGGGCTGCGCTACGCAGCATTTGGACGGAATTGGAGTGGTGCGGAGACGCCGAGACCCTCGCGGCGACCGTCATGCCAGATCACTTCCACTGGTTGTTCACGCTCGGGGAACGACTCACGCTCGGACGCGTGCTGGCAAAATTCAAAGTGCAGAGCGGCCGTCTGTGGAATGGTCGCATTGGAGAGTGGCAGCGCGACTACTTCGAACATCGGCTGCGAGAGAACGAATCGTCTGAGTCGTATGGGTTCTATGTCTTCATGAATCCGTATCGCTCGAACCTGATCCGTGCAGATCAGGCGTGGCCGGGCTGGCATTGTCCGCGGCCGGAGCGGTTTCGATTCACGGCGGTGTTGGATGCGGCTGGGAGGCCGCCACCGCAATGGTTGGATCTGCCGCCTGAGGATGGACTCCACGTTTGCGAGTGA
- a CDS encoding translation initiation factor yields the protein MSNGGKVPTDGGQSLGQNPFGALSGAGLPSAAQSASTQPNKTSTRSQPNTNRGRVDIKRTTAGRGGKTVTLVSGFVGIGLPEKEQLAKKMRNACGCGGTVKDGDIEIQGDQREKIAAILSEAGFRPVFAGG from the coding sequence ATGAGCAACGGCGGCAAAGTTCCCACGGACGGCGGGCAATCGCTCGGACAGAATCCCTTCGGCGCGTTGAGCGGGGCGGGCTTGCCGAGCGCGGCGCAGAGCGCATCGACGCAGCCGAACAAGACGTCGACCCGCTCCCAACCGAACACGAATCGCGGCCGCGTCGATATCAAGCGCACGACGGCGGGGCGCGGCGGCAAGACGGTGACGCTCGTGTCCGGCTTCGTCGGCATCGGCCTGCCGGAGAAAGAACAACTCGCGAAAAAAATGCGCAACGCGTGTGGCTGCGGCGGCACGGTGAAGGACGGCGACATCGAGATTCAGGGCGACCAACGCGAGAAGATCGCGGCGATCCTGAGCGAAGCGGGCTTCCGGCCGGTGTTCGCGGGCGGGTGA
- a CDS encoding 2-oxoglutarate dehydrogenase E1 component, translating into MNPVNFSERANVAVVEENYQRWLANPESVDASWRAFFQGFTLGADGRNLAGGAAPAASATTTGAGDSCIPKQSQVDSLIYHYRSIGHIDADINPLAGAPKPSPRLALAAFGLDESDLDRTFEAGHYLGGGQMKLRDILASLRETYCGKIGVEYVHIQDTEVRRWLQDRIEPTKQKPKFTKPQKLRILRRVHKAELFEKFLHTKYVGQKRFSLEGGETIIAALDAVIDACPELGVKEIVMGMAHRGRLNVLCSTLRKSFDELFEKFSENYIPDTVAGDGDVKYHLGYEAILTTTSGKKVEVRLAPNPSHLEIVNPVVEGKARARQRIRNDMESRTSVMPLLIHGDAAVAGQGIVAETLNFSQLPGYTTGGTLHFVINNQIGFTTDPHDSRSTKYCTDVAKMIEAPIFHVNGDDPEAVCAVAQLALEFRVKWKRDVFIDMYCYRKHGHNETDEPSFTQPKLYQTIAAHPLVSALYTKQLVDEGSVTLAEGDKIKAEYTAALEEHLEKAKAREAARTAKRKEDPNAVFKGSTAEFQPSYSFAKVETKASAKLIDQVFAGLTRIPEGFKIHPKIKRFVDARAEAHKNGGPFDWGMGEALAFGTLMLEGTPIRLSGQDCERGTFSHRHAVWSDIETGQKFSPLKNLDPKQARFCVYNSLLSENAVLGFDYGYSLDYPDLLCLWEAQFGDFANGAQVVIDQFLVSGESKWQRNSGIVLLLPHGYEGQGPEHSSARLERFLQACAEDNIQVANCTTPAQFFHLLRRQMRRDFLKPLIVMSPKSLLRHPAAVSQLDDFTKGAFEEIIDDNTAKADRVILCSGKVYYDLVDHRAKNNLTNAAIVRVEQLYPLHTKRLAELAKKYAGAKLVWCQEEPENMGAARFIMPQLETTFGRKPAYAGRPAAASPAVGTLAKHRTQLASFLKDAFTL; encoded by the coding sequence ATGAATCCCGTCAATTTCTCCGAACGCGCGAACGTCGCCGTCGTGGAAGAGAACTATCAACGCTGGCTCGCCAATCCCGAGTCGGTCGACGCCTCGTGGCGCGCCTTCTTTCAAGGCTTCACGCTCGGCGCCGACGGCCGCAACCTCGCCGGCGGCGCCGCCCCGGCCGCGTCCGCCACGACGACCGGAGCCGGCGACAGCTGCATTCCGAAGCAGTCGCAAGTCGACAGCCTGATCTATCACTATCGCTCGATCGGCCACATCGACGCCGACATCAATCCGCTCGCCGGCGCCCCGAAACCTTCGCCGCGCCTCGCGCTGGCGGCGTTCGGCCTCGATGAGTCGGACCTCGACCGCACCTTCGAGGCGGGCCACTACCTCGGCGGCGGCCAGATGAAGCTGCGCGATATCCTCGCGTCGCTCCGCGAGACCTACTGCGGCAAGATCGGCGTCGAATACGTCCACATCCAGGACACCGAGGTCCGCCGCTGGCTGCAGGACCGCATCGAGCCGACCAAGCAGAAACCGAAGTTCACCAAGCCGCAGAAGCTCCGCATCCTCCGCCGCGTCCACAAGGCCGAGCTGTTCGAGAAATTCCTCCACACGAAATACGTCGGCCAGAAGCGCTTCTCGCTCGAGGGCGGCGAGACGATCATCGCCGCGCTCGACGCCGTCATCGACGCCTGTCCCGAGCTCGGCGTGAAGGAGATCGTCATGGGCATGGCCCACCGCGGCCGCCTCAACGTCCTCTGCTCCACCCTGCGCAAGTCCTTCGACGAGCTCTTCGAAAAGTTTTCCGAAAACTACATCCCCGACACCGTCGCCGGCGACGGCGACGTGAAGTATCACCTCGGCTACGAGGCGATCCTCACCACGACGAGCGGCAAGAAGGTCGAAGTCCGCCTCGCGCCCAACCCCTCGCACCTCGAGATCGTCAACCCGGTCGTCGAGGGCAAAGCCCGCGCGCGCCAGCGCATCCGCAACGACATGGAGTCGCGCACCAGCGTCATGCCGCTGCTGATCCACGGCGATGCCGCCGTCGCCGGCCAGGGCATCGTGGCGGAGACGCTCAACTTCTCCCAGCTGCCCGGCTACACGACTGGCGGCACGCTGCACTTCGTCATCAACAACCAGATCGGCTTCACGACCGACCCGCACGACTCGCGCTCGACGAAATACTGCACCGACGTCGCCAAGATGATCGAAGCGCCGATTTTCCACGTGAACGGCGACGATCCCGAGGCCGTCTGCGCCGTGGCGCAACTCGCGCTCGAGTTCCGCGTGAAGTGGAAGCGCGACGTGTTCATCGACATGTATTGCTACCGCAAGCATGGTCACAACGAGACCGACGAGCCGTCCTTCACCCAGCCGAAGCTCTACCAAACCATCGCCGCTCATCCGCTCGTCTCCGCGCTCTACACCAAGCAGCTCGTCGACGAGGGCTCCGTAACGCTCGCCGAAGGCGACAAGATCAAGGCCGAATACACCGCCGCCCTCGAGGAACACCTCGAGAAGGCCAAGGCCCGCGAGGCCGCCCGCACTGCGAAGCGCAAGGAAGACCCGAACGCCGTTTTCAAGGGCTCCACGGCGGAGTTCCAGCCGAGCTACTCCTTCGCCAAGGTCGAGACCAAGGCCAGCGCCAAGCTCATCGATCAAGTCTTCGCCGGCCTCACGCGCATCCCGGAAGGCTTCAAGATCCACCCGAAGATCAAGCGCTTCGTCGACGCACGCGCTGAGGCCCACAAGAACGGCGGCCCGTTCGACTGGGGCATGGGCGAAGCACTGGCGTTCGGCACGCTGATGCTCGAAGGCACGCCGATCCGCCTCAGCGGCCAGGATTGCGAGCGCGGCACCTTCAGCCACCGCCACGCCGTCTGGAGCGACATCGAGACCGGCCAGAAATTCTCGCCGCTCAAGAACCTCGACCCGAAGCAGGCGCGCTTCTGCGTCTACAACTCGCTCCTCTCGGAAAACGCCGTGCTCGGCTTCGACTACGGCTACTCGCTCGACTACCCGGACCTCCTCTGCCTGTGGGAAGCGCAGTTCGGCGATTTCGCCAACGGCGCGCAGGTCGTCATCGACCAGTTCCTCGTCTCCGGCGAGTCGAAGTGGCAGCGCAACAGCGGCATCGTTCTCCTCCTCCCCCACGGCTACGAAGGGCAGGGCCCCGAGCACTCCAGCGCGCGCCTCGAGCGTTTCCTCCAGGCCTGCGCCGAGGACAACATTCAGGTCGCCAACTGCACCACGCCCGCGCAGTTCTTCCACCTCCTGCGCCGCCAGATGCGCCGCGATTTCCTCAAGCCGCTCATCGTCATGTCGCCGAAGTCGCTCCTGCGCCACCCGGCCGCCGTCTCGCAGCTCGACGACTTCACCAAGGGCGCCTTCGAGGAAATCATCGACGACAACACCGCCAAGGCCGACCGCGTGATTCTTTGCTCGGGCAAGGTCTACTACGACCTCGTCGACCACCGCGCGAAGAACAACCTCACCAACGCCGCAATCGTCCGCGTCGAGCAGCTCTACCCGCTCCACACGAAGCGTCTCGCCGAGCTCGCGAAGAAATACGCCGGCGCGAAACTCGTCTGGTGCCAGGAGGAGCCCGAGAACATGGGCGCCGCCCGCTTCATTATGCCGCAGCTCGAGACGACCTTCGGCCGCAAGCCCGCCTACGCCGGCCGCCCCGCTGCCGCCTCCCCCGCCGTCGGCACGCTCGCCAAGCACCGCACGCAACTGGCATCGTTCCTCAAGGACGCCTTCACGCTCTGA
- the odhB gene encoding 2-oxoglutarate dehydrogenase complex dihydrolipoyllysine-residue succinyltransferase, which translates to MSIEVKIPPMGESISSGILAKWHVADGDVVKKDQVLFELETDKITSEGTAEAAGKITLAVTAGTEVKIGAVVATIDPSVTETAAPAAAPAPAAAAPAAAQSDAQSPAVRRLAAETGIDPTNVAGTGKAGRVTKGDMIAAMEGAATAAPKAAPVAASASEPKPASAAPSTPPAASRGERQTRVKMTKLRQTIANRLVAAQHNAAMLTTFNEADMSAVMGLRAKYQDDFVKKHGVKLGFMSFFVKAVVNALKEVPGINAQIDGDTIIQNHYYDIGVAVSTDKGLMVPVIRDCDKKSMAEIEKDIADAAKRARDGKITLADLEGGVFTITNGGIFGSLLATPIINAPQSAILGMHAIKERPIALNGQVVIRPMMYLALSYDHRLVDGKESVTFLVAVKNALEDPARLVLGA; encoded by the coding sequence ATGTCTATCGAAGTCAAAATTCCCCCGATGGGTGAATCCATCTCGTCCGGCATTCTCGCCAAGTGGCACGTCGCCGACGGCGACGTCGTGAAGAAGGACCAAGTCCTCTTCGAACTCGAGACCGACAAGATCACCTCCGAAGGCACCGCCGAGGCCGCGGGCAAAATCACGCTCGCCGTCACCGCCGGCACCGAAGTGAAGATCGGCGCCGTCGTCGCGACGATCGACCCGTCCGTCACCGAGACCGCTGCGCCCGCCGCTGCTCCCGCCCCGGCTGCGGCCGCTCCCGCCGCCGCGCAGTCCGACGCCCAATCGCCCGCGGTCCGCCGCCTCGCCGCCGAGACCGGCATCGATCCCACGAACGTCGCCGGCACCGGCAAAGCCGGCCGCGTCACCAAGGGCGACATGATCGCCGCCATGGAGGGCGCGGCTACTGCCGCGCCGAAGGCCGCCCCCGTAGCGGCGAGCGCCAGCGAGCCGAAACCCGCGAGCGCCGCACCGAGCACTCCGCCCGCGGCTTCCCGTGGCGAACGCCAGACGCGCGTGAAGATGACCAAGCTCCGCCAGACGATCGCCAACCGCCTCGTCGCCGCGCAGCACAACGCCGCCATGCTCACGACCTTCAACGAGGCCGACATGTCGGCCGTCATGGGCCTGCGCGCGAAATACCAGGACGACTTCGTGAAAAAGCACGGCGTGAAGCTCGGCTTCATGTCCTTCTTCGTGAAAGCCGTCGTCAACGCGCTCAAGGAAGTCCCCGGCATCAACGCCCAGATCGACGGCGACACGATCATCCAAAACCACTACTACGACATCGGCGTCGCCGTCTCGACCGACAAGGGCCTCATGGTCCCGGTCATCCGCGACTGCGACAAGAAGTCGATGGCCGAGATCGAGAAGGACATCGCCGACGCCGCCAAGCGCGCCCGCGACGGCAAGATCACGCTCGCCGATCTCGAAGGCGGCGTCTTCACGATCACCAACGGCGGCATCTTCGGCTCGCTCCTCGCCACGCCGATCATCAACGCCCCGCAGAGCGCCATCCTCGGCATGCACGCCATCAAGGAGCGCCCGATCGCGCTCAACGGCCAGGTCGTCATCCGCCCGATGATGTATCTCGCCCTCAGCTACGACCACCGCCTCGTCGACGGCAAGGAGTCGGTCACCTTCCTCGTGGCGGTGAAGAACGCCCTCGAAGACCCCGCAAGGCTCGTCCTTGGCGCCTGA